In Kocuria turfanensis, a single genomic region encodes these proteins:
- a CDS encoding response regulator transcription factor — MTPSPQGRRAVVIEDHDDIRNLLAQTIGMRGFAVTTAATGREGLEAVRRDGADLITLDLNLPDLDGMEVCRQVREFSDAYLLMVTARPGEIDRLEGLELGADDYISKPFSPRELQARIEAMFRRPRARAEQADAEELRRAAEV; from the coding sequence ATGACCCCCTCCCCCCAGGGCCGTCGTGCCGTCGTCATCGAGGATCACGACGACATCCGCAACCTTCTCGCCCAGACCATCGGCATGCGCGGATTCGCCGTGACCACGGCCGCGACCGGCCGCGAGGGCCTCGAGGCCGTCCGCCGCGACGGCGCAGACCTCATCACCCTCGACCTGAACCTGCCCGACCTCGACGGCATGGAGGTGTGCCGGCAGGTCCGGGAGTTCTCGGACGCCTATCTCCTCATGGTCACCGCCCGCCCCGGCGAGATCGACCGACTGGAGGGCCTGGAGCTCGGGGCGGACGACTACATCAGCAAACCGTTCAGCCCGCGTGAGCTGCAGGCGCGGATCGAGGCGATGTTCCGCCGCCCGCGCGCCCGGGCGGAGCAGGCCGACGCGGAGGAGCTGCGCCGCGCCGCGGAGGTCTAG
- a CDS encoding sensor histidine kinase: MLTVLSFDRLSFHELSMRRRVLLSQLPFSVTTVVLVLGVWVVHAPVRGDLRLHLATALTLALTALCVLVPWDRLPDGAFLAVPVLDFVPLTLLREATLTWVTGVGIMAAFPVIWLAASGRLPRAAAPLGFLLSLAMVWVPLLVPPRPVTAQMITAPLLIPFMLLGIGITVQVLSNSMERQNAELTAKDAQLRRLLDVTARRERLLQTVMDTVDVGVLAVDEDGHDVLMNRRQRRIHELSLPEGMSDGAEADLLIYADAEGTPLPAEQRAAARAVRGESFSDVLVWAGRAPVQRVLSVSARVMRDDDGRPEGSVLSFNDVTELVAALQAKDDFLAGVSHELRTPLTSIRGYTELLAMDDGLPGQVRSGLEVIERNADQLLVLVEDLLGTASSALEPQLVSADLVQVVEQSVAAAGPKAAAGGVDLHVEAPRRLVLECDPVRIGQVLDNLLSNAIKYSPSGGPVTVSLTPGGRAVQLRVADRGMGMRPQDAEDVFGRFFRSPNARMSAIPGLGLGLAVAREIVERHGGSIRCESALGEGTVFTVLLPLAGPGSAGAGALEALQRQD; this comes from the coding sequence ATGCTCACCGTCCTGTCCTTCGACCGACTCAGCTTCCACGAACTGTCGATGCGCCGGCGGGTGCTGCTGAGCCAGCTGCCGTTCAGCGTCACGACGGTGGTGCTCGTCCTCGGCGTCTGGGTGGTGCACGCGCCCGTGCGCGGGGACCTGCGGCTCCACCTCGCGACGGCGCTGACCCTGGCCCTGACGGCCCTGTGCGTGCTGGTGCCGTGGGACCGGCTGCCCGACGGGGCCTTCCTGGCCGTCCCCGTCCTGGACTTCGTGCCCCTGACCCTCCTCCGGGAGGCCACCCTGACCTGGGTGACCGGGGTGGGCATCATGGCCGCGTTCCCCGTCATCTGGCTCGCCGCCTCGGGGCGGCTGCCGCGGGCCGCCGCCCCGCTCGGCTTCCTGCTGTCCCTGGCCATGGTCTGGGTCCCGCTGCTCGTCCCGCCGCGGCCGGTGACGGCGCAGATGATCACGGCCCCGCTGCTGATCCCGTTCATGCTCCTGGGCATCGGGATCACCGTCCAGGTGCTCTCGAACAGCATGGAGCGGCAGAACGCCGAGCTGACGGCCAAGGACGCGCAGCTGCGCCGCCTGCTGGACGTGACCGCGCGCCGGGAACGGCTGCTGCAGACCGTCATGGACACGGTGGACGTGGGGGTGCTCGCCGTCGACGAGGACGGCCACGACGTCCTGATGAACCGGCGCCAGCGCCGGATCCACGAGCTGTCGCTGCCCGAGGGCATGTCCGACGGCGCCGAGGCGGACCTGCTCATCTACGCCGACGCGGAGGGGACGCCCCTGCCCGCGGAGCAGCGGGCGGCGGCCCGGGCGGTGCGCGGGGAGTCCTTCTCGGACGTCCTGGTCTGGGCCGGCCGGGCCCCCGTCCAGCGGGTGCTCTCCGTCTCGGCGCGGGTCATGCGCGACGACGACGGACGCCCGGAGGGCTCCGTCCTGTCCTTCAACGACGTCACGGAGCTCGTCGCCGCGCTGCAGGCCAAGGACGACTTCCTGGCCGGGGTCTCGCACGAGCTGCGCACGCCGCTGACCTCCATCCGGGGCTACACCGAGCTGCTGGCCATGGACGACGGGCTGCCCGGGCAGGTCCGCTCGGGCCTGGAGGTCATCGAGCGCAACGCCGACCAGCTGCTGGTCCTGGTGGAGGACCTGCTGGGCACGGCGAGCTCGGCGCTCGAGCCGCAGCTCGTGTCCGCCGACCTCGTGCAGGTGGTCGAGCAGTCGGTCGCCGCCGCCGGTCCGAAGGCCGCCGCCGGCGGGGTGGACCTGCACGTCGAGGCGCCGCGGCGCCTCGTGCTGGAGTGCGACCCCGTGCGCATCGGCCAGGTGCTGGACAACCTGCTCTCGAACGCGATCAAGTACTCGCCGTCCGGCGGGCCCGTCACGGTGAGCCTCACCCCCGGCGGGCGCGCCGTGCAGCTCCGGGTGGCCGACCGCGGCATGGGCATGCGGCCGCAGGACGCCGAGGACGTCTTCGGCCGGTTCTTCCGCAGCCCCAACGCCCGGATGAGCGCGATCCCCGGGCTGGGTCTGGGGCTGGCGGTCGCCCGGGAGATCGTCGAGCGCCACGGCGGGAGCATCCGCTGCGAGAGCGCGCTGGGGGAGGGCACGGTCTTCACGGTCCTCCTGCCGCTCGCCGGCCCCGGGTCCGCCGGGGCGGGCGCGCTCGAGGCCCTGCAGCGGCAGGACTGA
- a CDS encoding trans-sulfuration enzyme family protein, with protein MTARPETPSAHSTDALRPDTVVVAGGRPAPEHDAPVGPAIVLTSTYRGSGGLDAADRAYGRYSNPTWEDMEEVLARLEGAGQPGLLYASGLAAIASVLSLVPAGGCLVMPRHSYQGSLALAKDLEARGLLTTVTVDVADTEEVVAALGAADLLWLESPTNPMLEVADLPALLAAARERGVLTCVDNTFATPLVQRPLEHGADVVVHSVTKYLAGHSDVVLGAAVTSDPGLRDRLKGHRSLHGAIPGPFEAWLALRGMRTLALRIERSAATAGELARRLQEHPAVLEVRYPGLPGDPGHERAAAQMDGFGAIVAIVPAGDVDAVEAAVDRLRVWTPATSLGGVESLIERRRRHHEEPRSVPETLLRLSVGIENVEDLWEDLDHALRGIDR; from the coding sequence ATGACTGCGCGCCCCGAGACCCCGTCCGCCCACTCCACCGACGCCCTGCGCCCGGACACCGTGGTGGTGGCCGGCGGGCGGCCCGCGCCGGAGCACGACGCCCCGGTCGGGCCCGCCATCGTCCTGACCTCCACGTACCGGGGCTCCGGCGGCCTCGACGCCGCCGATCGCGCCTACGGGCGCTACAGCAACCCCACGTGGGAGGACATGGAGGAGGTCCTGGCCCGGCTCGAGGGGGCCGGGCAGCCCGGGCTGCTCTACGCCTCGGGCCTGGCGGCGATCGCCTCGGTGCTGTCCCTCGTCCCCGCGGGCGGGTGCCTGGTCATGCCCCGGCACAGCTACCAGGGCTCCCTGGCCCTGGCCAAGGACCTCGAGGCGCGCGGGCTGCTGACGACCGTCACCGTGGACGTCGCGGACACCGAGGAGGTCGTGGCCGCCCTCGGCGCCGCGGACCTGCTGTGGCTGGAGAGCCCCACCAACCCCATGCTCGAGGTCGCCGACCTCCCGGCGCTGCTCGCCGCGGCCCGGGAGCGCGGCGTGCTCACGTGCGTGGACAACACCTTCGCCACGCCCCTCGTGCAGCGCCCGCTGGAGCACGGCGCCGACGTGGTCGTGCACTCGGTGACCAAGTACCTGGCCGGGCACTCCGACGTCGTGCTGGGGGCGGCCGTCACCTCCGACCCCGGCCTGCGGGACCGGCTGAAGGGCCACCGCTCGCTGCACGGGGCGATCCCGGGCCCGTTCGAGGCGTGGCTCGCGCTGCGGGGGATGCGGACCCTCGCGCTGCGGATCGAGCGCTCCGCGGCGACGGCGGGCGAGCTCGCCCGCCGGCTGCAGGAGCACCCGGCGGTGCTCGAGGTCCGCTACCCCGGTCTGCCCGGGGACCCGGGGCACGAGCGCGCCGCCGCGCAGATGGACGGGTTCGGCGCGATCGTGGCCATCGTGCCCGCGGGGGACGTCGACGCGGTCGAGGCGGCGGTGGACCGCCTGCGGGTGTGGACCCCCGCGACCTCCCTCGGCGGCGTCGAGTCGCTGATCGAGCGCCGGCGCCGGCACCACGAGGAGCCGCGCAGCGTCCCGGAGACGCTGCTGCGCCTGTCGGTGGGCATCGAGAACGTCGAGGACCTCTGGGAGGACCTCGACCACGCCCTGCGCGGGATCGACCGGTAG
- a CDS encoding HutD family protein: MTDPLPRPVLLRAGDLPVTRAGGRTVRRIAAGPAGAWELSLLDLERPGTLPAAAGAERVLTVVDGELLVLGTGGREQALERHRPFRGPADEPVDAALPTGPVRALEVLAPREAVRAHVVVLELSKKRPHPVFADQLAVLLSGRAVLTAGGVTAGGITETTTEEIGVHDTVRGAEPDSPGITGRGFLAVVSLDPPARD; this comes from the coding sequence GTGACCGACCCGCTCCCCCGCCCCGTCCTGCTGCGCGCCGGCGACCTGCCCGTCACCCGCGCCGGGGGTCGCACGGTGCGCCGGATCGCCGCCGGCCCGGCCGGGGCCTGGGAGCTCTCGCTGCTCGACCTCGAGCGCCCCGGCACGCTGCCCGCCGCCGCCGGGGCGGAGCGCGTGCTCACCGTCGTCGACGGCGAGCTGCTCGTGCTCGGGACCGGCGGGCGGGAGCAGGCGCTGGAGCGGCACCGGCCCTTCCGGGGTCCCGCCGACGAGCCCGTCGACGCCGCGCTGCCCACCGGCCCGGTCCGCGCGCTCGAGGTCCTGGCCCCGCGCGAGGCGGTCCGGGCGCACGTGGTGGTCCTGGAACTGTCCAAGAAGCGCCCGCACCCGGTCTTCGCGGACCAGCTGGCGGTCCTGCTCTCCGGCCGTGCCGTGCTCACGGCCGGCGGGGTCACGGCCGGCGGGATCACGGAGACGACCACCGAGGAGATCGGGGTCCACGACACCGTGCGCGGCGCCGAGCCGGACAGTCCCGGGATCACCGGCCGGGGCTTCCTGGCCGTCGTGTCCCTGGATCCGCCGGCGCGGGACTGA
- a CDS encoding glycosyltransferase family 2 protein, translating into MNRFLVRLLVVLTLLLGVNYIAWRWLESLNWAAWWIAVPLVLAETYSLIDVSLFGLTVWRLRRRGEAGDPPPGATVDVFITTYDEPLDLVMGTALAAKAIRHPHSTWILDDGARPELEALAAEHGLGYLTRSADWADRPRHAKAGNLNNALMLTHGEFLLILDADQVPDPRILDRTLGWFNDRKVALVQTPQWFVNVPEHDPLGSQAPLFYGPIQQGKDGWNAAFFCGSNAILRREALMQLGLSGYVREVEQDVKESLARTRTALRRARKSPEAANPVVAGMLDDVEAATERARAELRAGAPLTELTYRLQRAVDAAARRTVTQDFSQIQADLASIAALELPPEDGMVWPEELSSAVDRMSRRDLSPLASVEPVREVLEAVSVERPGEAQPLMPLATISVTEDMATAMRLHGLGWRSVYHHEILAHGLAPEDLKTMLTQRLRWAQGTVQVLLRENPLLQRRLGWGQRLMYFATMWSYLSGFAAVVYFAAPIVYLVLGILPVTSLSWDFFVRFIPFMVVNQLLFLVVGRGIPTWRGQQYSLALFPIWIRACTTAARNVWFGRPLGFAVTPKVRQDSGPAWHLIRPQLVVMGLLAAALVIGTLRLALGLNEPVGTLVNVAWVAFDLVVLSVLVTAARYTGFDPEERKADAVHG; encoded by the coding sequence ATGAACCGCTTCCTGGTCCGGCTGCTGGTCGTCCTGACCCTCCTGCTGGGCGTGAACTACATCGCCTGGCGCTGGCTCGAGTCGCTGAACTGGGCCGCGTGGTGGATCGCCGTGCCCCTCGTGCTCGCCGAGACGTACAGCCTCATCGACGTCTCGCTGTTCGGGCTGACCGTGTGGCGCCTCCGGCGCCGGGGGGAGGCCGGGGACCCGCCCCCGGGCGCCACCGTGGACGTCTTCATCACCACCTACGACGAGCCGCTCGACCTCGTGATGGGCACCGCCCTGGCCGCGAAGGCGATCCGGCACCCGCACAGCACGTGGATCCTCGACGACGGTGCCCGGCCCGAGCTGGAGGCCCTCGCCGCCGAGCACGGGCTGGGCTACCTGACGCGCAGCGCGGACTGGGCCGACCGGCCGCGCCACGCCAAGGCCGGCAACCTCAACAACGCCCTGATGCTCACCCACGGCGAGTTCCTGCTGATCCTCGACGCCGACCAGGTGCCGGACCCGCGGATCCTCGACCGGACCCTGGGCTGGTTCAACGACCGCAAGGTGGCGCTCGTGCAGACCCCGCAGTGGTTCGTCAACGTCCCGGAGCACGATCCCCTGGGCAGCCAGGCCCCGCTGTTCTACGGGCCCATCCAGCAGGGCAAGGACGGCTGGAACGCCGCCTTCTTCTGCGGCTCCAACGCGATCCTGCGCCGCGAGGCGCTCATGCAGCTCGGCCTCTCCGGCTACGTCCGGGAGGTCGAGCAGGACGTCAAGGAGTCCCTCGCCCGCACGCGCACCGCCCTGCGCCGGGCCCGGAAGTCCCCCGAGGCCGCGAACCCGGTGGTCGCCGGCATGCTCGACGACGTCGAGGCCGCCACCGAGCGCGCCCGCGCGGAACTCCGGGCCGGGGCACCGCTGACCGAGCTGACCTACCGGCTGCAGCGGGCCGTGGACGCCGCCGCCCGGCGGACCGTCACCCAGGACTTCTCCCAGATCCAGGCGGACCTCGCCTCGATCGCCGCCCTGGAGCTGCCCCCCGAGGACGGCATGGTGTGGCCGGAGGAGCTCTCCTCCGCCGTGGACCGGATGTCCCGCCGCGACCTCTCCCCGCTGGCGTCGGTGGAACCGGTCCGGGAGGTGCTCGAGGCGGTGTCCGTGGAGCGGCCCGGCGAGGCCCAGCCGCTGATGCCGCTGGCCACGATCTCGGTCACCGAGGACATGGCCACCGCCATGCGCCTGCACGGGCTGGGCTGGCGCAGCGTCTACCACCACGAGATCCTCGCCCACGGCCTGGCCCCCGAGGACCTCAAGACCATGCTCACCCAGCGCCTGCGCTGGGCGCAGGGCACGGTGCAGGTCCTGCTCCGCGAGAACCCGCTGCTGCAGCGCCGGCTCGGGTGGGGGCAGCGGCTCATGTACTTCGCCACGATGTGGAGCTACCTGAGCGGTTTCGCGGCCGTCGTCTACTTCGCCGCGCCCATCGTCTACCTGGTGCTGGGCATCCTGCCCGTCACCAGCCTCAGCTGGGACTTCTTCGTCCGGTTCATCCCCTTCATGGTGGTGAACCAGCTGCTGTTCCTCGTGGTGGGACGGGGCATCCCCACGTGGCGCGGCCAGCAGTACAGCCTGGCCCTGTTCCCCATCTGGATCCGTGCGTGCACCACCGCCGCGCGCAACGTGTGGTTCGGCCGGCCCCTCGGCTTCGCGGTCACGCCCAAGGTCCGACAGGACTCCGGCCCCGCCTGGCACCTGATCCGCCCGCAGCTGGTGGTGATGGGCCTGCTCGCCGCGGCCCTGGTGATCGGCACGCTGCGCCTGGCGCTGGGACTGAACGAACCGGTGGGGACCCTGGTCAACGTGGCCTGGGTCGCCTTCGACCTGGTGGTGCTGAGCGTGCTCGTCACCGCCGCGAGATACACGGGCTTCGACCCGGAGGAGAGGAAAGCCGATGCAGTTCACGGTTGA
- a CDS encoding alpha/beta hydrolase, which produces MIRRASRPRRAPLPAAAALTAAGLLLGGCSSLGASGTDEPSGGASGAVVEGTPAELERFYTQTVDWGECEFEIETNGAEDDLRCAAVEVPLDYDDPSGETTTVVMSRLPAEGQARGSLLINPGGPGASGVDATAFAEYTVTDEVRQAYDVVGFDPRGVGRSAGIECLDDAELDAWRAEPMFDPRSAPADEIREEYGRLGAQCVQNSGDLVAEMDTASAARDMDVLRAVLGDERTTYLGFSYGTHLGAVYADLFPERVGRLVLDGGVDPTLSAQEATADQAEGFEENLRHWVQVCQAEIRGCVVGGSSTDAATARIQELIASVEEGTVTAGDGRRVTATNVVEGILTPLYATTSYPQLNEALGAAFDGDFSPLLALSDATHGRDAEGRYANNTTMAFTAVNCLDRSAGTVTEEQMARHQEQLEQLAPTFGPYLGYGDAACQGWPVEPAAAPAPVDAAGAAPILVVGTTHDPATPYHWSEALAEQLESARLLSYDSYGHTAYASGDECVQDAVDAYLLEGELPEEGTTCS; this is translated from the coding sequence ATGATCCGCCGTGCCTCCCGACCACGCCGCGCGCCCCTGCCCGCCGCGGCTGCGCTGACCGCGGCGGGCCTGCTCCTGGGCGGGTGCTCCTCCCTGGGCGCCTCCGGCACGGACGAGCCGTCCGGGGGCGCGAGCGGCGCCGTGGTGGAGGGCACGCCCGCGGAGCTCGAGCGGTTCTACACCCAGACGGTGGACTGGGGCGAGTGCGAGTTCGAGATCGAGACGAACGGTGCGGAGGACGACCTCCGGTGCGCCGCCGTGGAGGTGCCCCTGGACTACGACGACCCGTCCGGGGAGACCACCACCGTGGTGATGTCCCGCCTCCCGGCCGAGGGACAGGCCCGCGGCAGCCTCCTGATCAACCCGGGCGGGCCCGGCGCCTCCGGGGTGGACGCGACGGCCTTCGCCGAGTACACGGTCACGGACGAGGTGCGGCAGGCCTACGACGTCGTGGGCTTCGACCCGAGGGGCGTGGGACGCTCCGCGGGGATCGAGTGCCTCGACGACGCCGAGCTGGACGCGTGGCGCGCCGAGCCGATGTTCGACCCGCGGTCGGCGCCCGCCGACGAGATCCGCGAGGAGTACGGGCGGCTCGGCGCGCAGTGCGTGCAGAACTCCGGGGACCTGGTGGCGGAGATGGACACCGCCAGCGCCGCCCGGGACATGGACGTCCTGCGGGCGGTCCTGGGCGACGAGCGCACCACGTACCTGGGCTTCTCCTACGGCACCCACCTGGGCGCCGTGTACGCCGACCTGTTCCCCGAGCGGGTGGGCCGGCTCGTGCTCGACGGCGGCGTGGACCCGACCCTCAGCGCCCAGGAGGCCACCGCCGACCAGGCCGAGGGCTTCGAGGAGAACCTGCGGCACTGGGTGCAGGTGTGCCAGGCCGAGATCCGCGGCTGCGTGGTCGGCGGCTCGAGCACGGACGCGGCGACGGCGCGGATCCAGGAGCTCATCGCCTCGGTCGAGGAGGGCACCGTCACCGCCGGGGACGGGCGCCGCGTCACGGCCACGAACGTGGTGGAGGGCATCCTGACCCCGCTGTACGCCACCACGTCCTACCCGCAGCTCAACGAGGCCCTGGGGGCCGCCTTCGACGGGGACTTCTCCCCGCTGCTGGCCCTGTCCGACGCCACCCACGGGCGCGACGCCGAGGGCCGGTACGCGAACAACACCACGATGGCCTTCACCGCGGTCAACTGCCTCGACCGGTCCGCCGGGACGGTCACCGAGGAGCAGATGGCCCGGCACCAGGAGCAGCTCGAACAGCTCGCGCCGACCTTCGGCCCCTACCTCGGCTACGGCGACGCCGCGTGCCAGGGCTGGCCGGTGGAGCCCGCGGCCGCACCCGCTCCGGTCGACGCCGCCGGCGCCGCCCCGATCCTGGTCGTGGGCACCACGCACGACCCCGCGACCCCCTACCACTGGTCCGAGGCCCTCGCGGAGCAGCTGGAGAGCGCCCGCCTGCTGAGCTACGACAGCTACGGGCACACGGCCTACGCCTCGGGCGACGAGTGCGTGCAGGACGCCGTGGACGCCTACCTGCTGGAGGGCGAGCTGCCCGAGGAGGGGACCACGTGCTCCTGA
- a CDS encoding PP2C family protein-serine/threonine phosphatase codes for MAGYDVAGACRPSRSVGGDFFDWYATEGGLQISLADAMGKGMGAALIAATVRAVLRSAAGQPDMERAFRDTCRHLENDLDHSGSFVTLFHARLDTARGVVDYVDAGHGLGLHVHADGVVRLRPGGPPVGAVPGTSWTPGRFALAPGDALVVVSDGLLDAYDDVDEAVRAVAEATSRGADARAVCAAVLDLARGGAPDADGPGDDVTAVVLRRLPEPGVGA; via the coding sequence GTGGCCGGCTACGACGTGGCCGGCGCGTGCCGGCCCTCCCGCAGCGTGGGCGGGGACTTCTTCGACTGGTACGCCACCGAGGGCGGCCTGCAGATCTCTCTGGCCGACGCCATGGGCAAGGGCATGGGCGCCGCCCTCATCGCCGCCACGGTCCGGGCCGTGCTGCGCTCGGCCGCCGGGCAGCCCGACATGGAGCGGGCCTTCCGGGACACCTGCCGCCACCTCGAGAACGACCTCGACCACTCCGGGTCCTTCGTCACGCTCTTCCACGCCCGGCTGGACACGGCCCGCGGGGTGGTCGACTACGTCGACGCCGGCCACGGCCTGGGCCTGCACGTGCACGCCGACGGGGTCGTGCGGCTCCGCCCGGGCGGCCCGCCCGTGGGCGCGGTGCCCGGCACGAGCTGGACGCCCGGTCGGTTCGCGCTCGCGCCCGGCGACGCGCTCGTGGTGGTCAGCGACGGCCTGCTCGACGCCTACGACGACGTGGACGAGGCCGTGCGCGCCGTGGCCGAGGCCACCTCCCGCGGCGCGGACGCCCGGGCGGTCTGCGCGGCCGTGCTCGACCTCGCCCGCGGCGGAGCCCCGGACGCGGACGGACCCGGCGACGACGTGACCGCGGTCGTCCTCCGTCGGCTCCCGGAACCGGGGGTGGGGGCATGA
- the tmk gene encoding dTMP kinase, whose translation MTSRPAPAPPSSSAPESSPAPARRGVFVVFEGGDGAGKSTQARLLADVLRAAGHDVVRTREPGGTPLGERVRALVLDPAHGPVDARTEALLFAAARAAHVEQLIRPALAAGRTVVCDRYADSSAAYQGAGRGLGVDRVAELNRWATTGLVPDLTVLLDVPATTGRARREARDGDAGDRLEVEPDAFHDANREAFLELAARAPGRYLVLDATRPAEELAAAVRDRLARLPRTAAEVAS comes from the coding sequence GTGACCTCCCGACCGGCTCCCGCCCCGCCGTCCTCCTCCGCCCCGGAGTCCTCCCCCGCGCCCGCCCGGCGCGGGGTCTTCGTCGTGTTCGAGGGCGGGGACGGCGCCGGGAAGTCCACGCAGGCCCGACTGCTCGCCGACGTGCTGCGCGCGGCGGGGCACGACGTCGTGCGCACCCGGGAACCGGGCGGCACCCCGCTGGGCGAGCGGGTGCGCGCCCTGGTCCTGGACCCGGCGCACGGCCCGGTGGACGCCCGCACCGAGGCCCTGCTGTTCGCGGCCGCCCGGGCCGCCCACGTCGAGCAGCTCATCCGCCCCGCCCTCGCGGCCGGGCGCACCGTGGTCTGCGACCGCTACGCCGACTCCTCCGCCGCCTACCAGGGCGCCGGGCGCGGGCTCGGGGTGGACCGCGTCGCGGAGCTCAACCGCTGGGCGACCACCGGCCTCGTGCCCGACCTCACCGTGCTGCTGGACGTCCCCGCGACCACGGGCCGCGCCCGCCGGGAGGCCCGCGACGGCGATGCCGGCGACCGCCTGGAGGTCGAGCCCGACGCCTTCCACGACGCCAACCGCGAGGCCTTCCTCGAGCTGGCCGCACGGGCCCCGGGCCGCTACCTGGTGCTCGACGCGACCCGGCCGGCCGAGGAGCTCGCGGCCGCCGTCCGGGACCGCCTGGCCCGGCTCCCCCGGACCGCCGCGGAGGTCGCCTCGTGA
- a CDS encoding HAD-IA family hydrolase, with product MGETAQDLDLAFLDMSGTLFHDNGIVERAFERTAAGLGVDPGSERFRRMLDHLRGSPGQSRSGVLEQLFAAEPDRARQAVRDFERHLDDLLAAEGVCPVEGAEQAVAQLRAAGLRVCLATGHNRHSMNTLLEQLGWTGLADLSLCPSDAGRGRPWPDMVLTAVLALDLGDVRRVMVVGDTAADMQAGRRAGSAAVVGVRTGAHPAEALRAAGAHVVVDSVRDLPGLLRAPVALRR from the coding sequence GTGGGCGAGACGGCGCAGGACCTCGACCTGGCGTTCCTGGACATGTCCGGGACCCTCTTCCACGACAACGGGATCGTGGAGCGGGCCTTCGAGCGGACAGCGGCCGGACTGGGCGTGGACCCGGGCTCCGAGCGGTTCCGGCGGATGCTGGACCACCTCCGCGGCAGCCCGGGGCAGTCGCGGTCCGGAGTGCTCGAGCAGCTCTTCGCCGCGGAGCCCGACCGGGCACGGCAGGCCGTGCGGGACTTCGAGCGCCACCTCGACGACCTCCTGGCCGCCGAGGGCGTGTGCCCGGTGGAGGGCGCGGAGCAGGCGGTCGCGCAGCTGCGCGCGGCCGGGCTGCGGGTGTGCCTGGCCACCGGCCACAACCGGCACAGCATGAACACGCTGCTGGAGCAGCTGGGCTGGACGGGACTGGCCGACCTCAGCCTGTGCCCCTCGGACGCGGGACGCGGGAGGCCCTGGCCGGACATGGTCCTCACCGCGGTGCTGGCCCTGGACCTCGGCGACGTCCGCCGCGTGATGGTCGTCGGGGACACGGCGGCGGACATGCAGGCCGGCCGGCGCGCCGGGTCGGCCGCCGTCGTCGGGGTCCGCACGGGCGCCCATCCCGCCGAGGCCCTGCGCGCGGCCGGGGCGCACGTGGTGGTGGACTCCGTCCGGGACCTGCCCGGCCTCCTCCGGGCGCCCGTGGCCCTCCGCCGCTGA
- a CDS encoding DNA polymerase III subunit delta' produces MSVWDQLLGQEAVVGQLRRAAREDRPTHAWLFTGPPGSGRSNAALAFAAALLCEQQDPADRGCGHCHACRTVLASSHADLTHFVTENPQITIDEARELVVRAQDRPSVGRWRVMVIEDADRMVERTSNVMLKAIEEPPPNTIWLLCAPSPMDVLVTIRSRCRPATLKVPAVEDVAELLIRRHGVPRQRAQESARLAQSHVGIAKRLALYDDARTRRQEVVSIPLKLSGVPDAVRAADRLHKIAVEESQADAEARNESERKQLLVALGAPESGRVPPAIRGALNRLEADQKRRSRRIQTDTLDRFLIDLTTFYRDVLTLQLRTGSGLVNEHLAQQLRDHASNATPEQTLQRIDVISRTRDRIRTNVSAQLAFEAMAVSLL; encoded by the coding sequence GTGAGCGTGTGGGACCAGCTCCTGGGCCAGGAGGCCGTGGTCGGGCAGCTGCGCCGCGCCGCGCGGGAGGACCGCCCCACCCACGCGTGGCTGTTCACCGGCCCACCCGGCTCCGGCCGGTCCAACGCGGCCCTGGCCTTCGCGGCGGCGCTGCTGTGCGAGCAGCAGGACCCCGCCGACCGCGGCTGCGGGCACTGCCACGCGTGCCGCACGGTGCTGGCCAGCTCGCACGCCGACCTCACCCACTTCGTCACGGAGAACCCGCAGATCACCATCGACGAGGCCCGGGAGCTCGTGGTCCGGGCCCAGGACCGGCCGTCGGTGGGCCGCTGGCGCGTGATGGTGATCGAGGACGCCGACCGGATGGTGGAGCGCACCTCCAACGTCATGCTCAAGGCCATCGAGGAGCCCCCGCCGAACACGATCTGGCTGCTGTGCGCCCCCAGCCCCATGGACGTGCTCGTGACCATCCGCTCCCGCTGCCGGCCCGCCACGCTGAAGGTCCCGGCGGTGGAGGACGTCGCGGAGCTGCTCATCCGCCGGCACGGGGTGCCCCGGCAGCGGGCGCAGGAGAGCGCCCGGCTCGCCCAGTCCCACGTCGGGATCGCCAAGCGGCTCGCCCTCTACGACGACGCCCGGACGCGGCGGCAGGAGGTGGTGTCCATCCCCCTGAAGCTCTCCGGGGTGCCCGACGCCGTGCGCGCCGCGGACCGGCTGCACAAGATCGCGGTCGAGGAGTCCCAGGCGGACGCCGAGGCCCGCAACGAGTCGGAGCGCAAGCAGCTGCTCGTGGCGCTCGGTGCCCCCGAGTCGGGCCGGGTGCCGCCGGCCATCCGCGGCGCGCTGAACCGGCTCGAGGCGGACCAGAAGCGGCGCTCCCGGCGGATCCAGACCGACACCCTCGACCGCTTCCTCATCGACCTCACCACCTTCTACCGGGACGTCCTGACCCTGCAGCTGCGCACGGGCTCCGGTCTGGTCAACGAGCACCTGGCCCAGCAGCTGCGGGACCACGCCTCCAACGCCACCCCCGAGCAGACCCTGCAGCGCATCGACGTGATCAGCCGGACCCGCGACCGGATCCGCACCAACGTCAGCGCGCAGCTCGCGTTCGAGGCGATGGCCGTCTCCCTGCTGTGA